A single region of the Massilia sp. erpn genome encodes:
- a CDS encoding DUF2818 family protein, whose protein sequence is MDVSSSSWLVILLAFAAANLPFFNDKVFALIPLKSGGAGQEHHRKALFIRLLEMVVLYFVVGLIAMAIEARIGTRFPQQWEFYAITACLFIVLAFPGFVVRYLRKRR, encoded by the coding sequence ATGGACGTATCCTCCTCCAGCTGGTTGGTGATCCTGCTTGCATTCGCAGCCGCCAACCTGCCATTCTTTAACGACAAGGTGTTTGCCCTGATTCCGCTGAAGTCCGGCGGGGCAGGGCAGGAGCACCACCGCAAGGCGCTGTTCATCCGGCTGCTGGAAATGGTGGTGCTCTACTTTGTCGTTGGTCTGATCGCCATGGCGATCGAGGCGCGCATCGGTACCCGCTTCCCGCAGCAGTGGGAGTTCTATGCGATCACCGCCTGCCTCTTCATCGTGCTGGCCTTCCCTGGCTTCGTCGTGCGCTACCTGCGCAAGCGCCGCTGA
- a CDS encoding NADH-quinone oxidoreductase subunit M yields MQSTINNLPPYLSLAIWLPVLFGLIVLAVGRDSRAGMVRMLSLLGAVVSFLPTIPLFTKFDNAAHGLQFVEKAPWIERFNIFYSLGVDGLSLWFVPLTAFITIIVVISAWEVIEERVAQYMGAFLILSGLMIGVFCAMDGLLFYFFFEATLIPMYIIIGVWGGANRVYAAFKFFLYTFLGSLLTLIAIIYLYNKSGSWDILAWHKLPLAMGEQIAIFFAFFMAFAVKVPMFPVHTWLPDVHVEAPTGGSAVLAAIMLKLGAYGFLRFSLPIVPDASKELAGFVIVLSLIAVIYVGLVALVQKDMKKLVAYSSIAHMGFVTLGFFMFNDMSVQGGIVQMISHGFISGAMFLCIGVLYDRMHSRQIADYGGVVNTMPKFAAFFVLFSMANCGLPATSGFVGEFMVILGAVQFNFVTGILAATALIFGAAYSLWMAKRVIFGKVGNSHVAELTDINNREFLMLGILALAVLVMGLYPAPFTDTMQTSVADLLKHVAQSKLH; encoded by the coding sequence ATGCAGTCAACGATAAATAATCTTCCTCCTTACCTGAGCCTGGCGATCTGGCTGCCGGTGCTGTTCGGCCTGATCGTCCTGGCGGTCGGCCGCGATTCGCGCGCCGGCATGGTGCGCATGCTGTCGCTGTTGGGCGCGGTCGTGTCCTTCCTGCCGACCATCCCGCTGTTCACCAAATTCGACAACGCGGCGCATGGCCTGCAGTTCGTGGAAAAAGCGCCGTGGATCGAGCGCTTCAATATCTTCTACTCGCTCGGCGTGGACGGCCTGTCGCTGTGGTTCGTGCCGCTGACCGCCTTCATCACCATCATCGTGGTGATCTCGGCCTGGGAAGTGATCGAGGAGCGCGTGGCGCAGTACATGGGCGCCTTCCTGATCCTGTCGGGCCTGATGATCGGCGTGTTCTGCGCCATGGACGGCCTGCTGTTCTACTTCTTCTTCGAAGCGACCCTGATCCCGATGTACATCATCATCGGCGTGTGGGGCGGCGCCAACCGCGTGTACGCAGCGTTCAAGTTCTTCCTGTACACCTTCCTCGGTTCGCTGCTGACGCTGATCGCCATCATCTACCTGTACAACAAGTCGGGTAGCTGGGACATCCTGGCCTGGCACAAGCTGCCGCTGGCCATGGGCGAACAGATCGCCATCTTCTTCGCCTTCTTCATGGCTTTTGCCGTGAAGGTGCCGATGTTCCCGGTCCACACCTGGCTGCCGGACGTCCACGTGGAAGCGCCGACCGGCGGTTCCGCCGTGCTGGCCGCGATCATGCTGAAACTGGGCGCTTACGGCTTCCTGCGTTTCTCCCTGCCGATCGTGCCGGACGCCTCGAAAGAGCTGGCTGGCTTCGTGATCGTGCTGTCCCTGATCGCCGTGATCTACGTCGGCCTGGTGGCACTGGTGCAGAAGGACATGAAAAAACTGGTGGCTTACTCCTCGATCGCCCACATGGGCTTCGTGACCCTGGGCTTCTTCATGTTCAACGACATGTCGGTGCAGGGCGGCATCGTGCAGATGATTTCGCACGGCTTCATCTCGGGCGCCATGTTCCTGTGCATCGGCGTGCTGTATGACCGCATGCACTCGCGCCAGATCGCCGACTACGGCGGCGTGGTCAACACCATGCCGAAGTTCGCAGCCTTCTTCGTGCTGTTCTCGATGGCTAACTGCGGCCTGCCTGCAACCTCCGGCTTCGTCGGCGAGTTCATGGTGATCCTGGGCGCGGTGCAGTTCAACTTCGTGACCGGTATCCTGGCCGCCACCGCCCTGATCTTCGGCGCGGCGTATTCGCTGTGGATGGCCAAGCGCGTGATCTTCGGCAAAGTGGGCAACTCCCATGTGGCCGAACTGACCGACATCAACAACCGCGAGTTCCTGATGCTGGGCATCCTGGCGCTGGCGGTGCTGGTAATGGGCCTGTATCCAGCCCCGTTCACCGACACCATGCAAACCTCCGTGGCCGACCTGCTCAAGCACGTCGCCCAGAGCAAGCTGCACTAA
- a CDS encoding NADH-quinone oxidoreductase subunit J produces MDFKTVLFYVFAAILVLAATRVITARNPVHAALFLVLAFFQAAGIWMLLKAEFLSIVLVLVYVGAVMVLFLFVVMMIDINLDKLREGFWNYLPLAATIGGVIVLEMASVLWRSFGVNDYQQSPAAASAIGTTKALGLKIYTEYIYAFEIAAVVLLLAIVAAVALTLRKRKDIKYFDPADAVRVKRNDRLRIVKMDAVSTRNQPEAATKEAP; encoded by the coding sequence ATGGATTTTAAAACTGTCTTGTTTTACGTGTTCGCCGCCATCCTGGTGCTGGCAGCGACCCGCGTTATCACGGCCCGCAATCCGGTGCATGCCGCACTGTTCCTGGTGCTGGCCTTCTTCCAGGCGGCCGGCATCTGGATGCTGCTGAAAGCCGAGTTCCTCTCCATCGTGCTGGTGCTGGTGTATGTCGGCGCGGTGATGGTGCTGTTCCTGTTCGTCGTGATGATGATCGACATCAATCTCGACAAGCTGCGCGAAGGCTTCTGGAACTATCTGCCGCTGGCGGCCACCATCGGCGGCGTGATCGTGCTGGAGATGGCTTCCGTGCTGTGGCGCAGCTTCGGCGTCAACGACTACCAGCAATCGCCGGCTGCAGCCAGCGCCATCGGCACCACCAAGGCGCTGGGCCTGAAGATTTACACCGAATATATCTACGCGTTTGAAATCGCCGCCGTCGTGCTGCTGCTGGCCATCGTGGCCGCCGTCGCCCTGACCCTGCGCAAGCGCAAGGACATCAAATACTTCGATCCGGCCGATGCGGTGCGGGTCAAGCGCAACGACCGTCTGCGCATCGTGAAGATGGATGCCGTCTCCACGCGCAATCAGCCGGAAGCAGCAACGAAGGAGGCACCATGA
- the nuoK gene encoding NADH-quinone oxidoreductase subunit NuoK: MTLSLAHYLVLGAILFAISIVGIFLNRKNVIVLLMAIELMLLAVNMNFIAFSHYLGDAAGQIFVFFILTVAAAESAIGLAILVVMFRNLDTINVEDLDSLKG; this comes from the coding sequence ATGACTTTATCGCTGGCACACTACCTGGTCCTGGGTGCGATTCTGTTCGCAATCTCGATCGTCGGTATTTTCCTGAACCGCAAGAACGTCATCGTTCTGCTGATGGCCATCGAACTGATGCTGCTGGCAGTGAACATGAACTTCATCGCGTTCTCGCATTACCTGGGCGACGCGGCCGGGCAGATCTTTGTCTTCTTCATCCTGACCGTGGCGGCTGCCGAATCGGCAATCGGCCTTGCGATCCTGGTGGTGATGTTCCGTAATCTGGACACCATCAATGTGGAAGACCTGGATAGCCTCAAAGGCTAA
- the nuoL gene encoding NADH-quinone oxidoreductase subunit L, which produces MAGLNPNLLLAVPLAPLAGAAIAGLLGTRFFGNLVGRKTSHTATILGVLIAFIISFQTLLSVMDGASYNGDIYTWMTVAGVKLAVGFQIDALSAMMMNVVTFVSLMVHIYTIGYMKDDEGYNRFFSYISLFTFSMLMLVMSNNFLQLFFGWEAVGLVSYLLIGFWYTRPTAIVANMKAFLVNRVGDFGFILGIGLLLAYAGSMDYQEVFAKKEQLLALTLPGTDWMLLSVACICLFIGAMGKSAQFPLHVWLPDSMEGPTPISALIHAATMVTAGIFMVSRMSPLFELSDTALSFILVIGSITALFMGFLGIIQNDIKRVVAYSTLSQLGYMTVALGSSAYSIAVFHLMTHAFFKALLFLGAGSVIIGMHHDQDIRNMGGLRKYMPITWITSLLGSLALIGTPFFSGFYSKDSIIEAVHATHIWGAGFANFAVLAGVFVTAFYSFRMYFLVFHGEERFGKEHHHAHASHHDDEAEEDDHGHHGLAPGEKPHESPFVVWFPLVMLAIPSVVIGFLTIGPMLFGDFFKGVIFVGENHHAMHELAEEFHGPVAMVIHSLTSVPLWLAIAGVATAYYCYMINPRVPAWFYAKFKAVHTLLDNKYYMDKINEAVFAKGARVLGEGLWNVGDRTLIDGLLVNGSAKVVQWFSSLVRVAQTGYIYHYAFVMILGILGFLVYFLPFWHA; this is translated from the coding sequence ATGGCGGGGCTTAACCCTAACCTTCTTCTTGCCGTTCCTCTGGCGCCCCTGGCGGGCGCCGCGATTGCGGGCTTGCTCGGAACCCGATTCTTCGGGAATTTGGTCGGCCGAAAAACGTCGCATACCGCGACGATTTTGGGCGTGCTGATTGCATTTATCATTTCCTTCCAGACGCTGCTGAGCGTGATGGATGGCGCCAGCTATAACGGCGACATCTATACCTGGATGACGGTTGCCGGCGTCAAGCTGGCGGTCGGTTTCCAGATCGACGCGCTGTCGGCGATGATGATGAACGTGGTGACGTTCGTGTCGCTGATGGTCCACATCTACACCATCGGCTACATGAAGGACGACGAAGGCTATAACCGCTTCTTCTCCTACATCTCGCTGTTCACCTTCTCGATGCTGATGCTGGTCATGTCCAACAACTTCCTGCAGCTGTTCTTCGGCTGGGAAGCGGTGGGCCTGGTCTCGTATCTGCTGATCGGCTTCTGGTACACCCGTCCAACGGCCATCGTGGCGAACATGAAGGCCTTCCTGGTCAACCGCGTGGGCGACTTCGGCTTCATCCTGGGCATCGGCCTGCTGCTGGCTTACGCCGGCTCCATGGACTACCAGGAAGTCTTCGCCAAGAAAGAGCAGCTGCTGGCCCTGACCCTGCCGGGCACCGACTGGATGCTGCTGAGCGTGGCCTGTATCTGCCTGTTCATCGGCGCCATGGGCAAATCGGCGCAGTTCCCGCTGCACGTCTGGCTGCCAGACTCGATGGAAGGCCCGACCCCGATCTCCGCGCTGATCCACGCCGCCACCATGGTGACGGCCGGTATCTTCATGGTGTCGCGCATGTCGCCGCTGTTCGAGCTGTCGGACACCGCGCTGTCCTTCATCCTGGTGATCGGCTCCATCACGGCCCTGTTCATGGGCTTCCTGGGCATCATCCAGAACGACATCAAGCGCGTGGTCGCTTACTCGACCCTGTCGCAGCTGGGCTACATGACCGTGGCCCTGGGTTCCTCGGCCTACTCGATCGCCGTGTTCCACCTGATGACCCACGCCTTCTTCAAAGCGCTGCTGTTCCTGGGCGCCGGTTCGGTCATCATCGGCATGCACCACGACCAGGACATCCGCAATATGGGCGGCCTGCGCAAATACATGCCGATCACCTGGATCACCTCGCTGCTCGGCTCCCTGGCCCTGATCGGCACCCCGTTCTTCTCGGGCTTCTACTCGAAGGACTCGATCATCGAAGCGGTGCACGCTACCCATATCTGGGGCGCGGGCTTCGCCAACTTCGCGGTGCTGGCCGGCGTCTTCGTGACCGCCTTCTACTCCTTCCGCATGTACTTCCTGGTCTTCCATGGCGAGGAACGCTTCGGCAAGGAACACCACCATGCGCACGCTTCGCACCATGACGACGAGGCGGAAGAGGACGACCACGGCCACCACGGCCTGGCGCCGGGCGAGAAACCGCACGAATCCCCATTCGTGGTCTGGTTCCCGCTGGTGATGCTGGCCATCCCTTCGGTGGTGATCGGCTTCCTGACCATCGGCCCGATGCTGTTCGGCGACTTCTTCAAAGGCGTGATCTTCGTCGGTGAAAACCACCACGCGATGCATGAACTGGCCGAAGAGTTCCACGGTCCTGTGGCGATGGTGATCCATTCGCTGACCAGCGTGCCGCTGTGGCTGGCCATTGCCGGCGTGGCGACGGCTTACTACTGCTATATGATCAATCCGCGCGTGCCGGCCTGGTTCTATGCCAAGTTCAAAGCCGTCCACACCCTGCTGGACAACAAGTACTACATGGACAAGATCAACGAAGCAGTCTTCGCCAAGGGCGCGCGCGTGCTGGGCGAAGGCCTGTGGAATGTGGGCGACCGCACCCTGATCGACGGTCTGCTGGTCAACGGCAGCGCGAAAGTGGTGCAGTGGTTCTCGTCGCTGGTGCGCGTGGCGCAAACCGGCTACATCTACCACTATGCGTTCGTGATGATCCTCGGCATCCTCGGATTCCTGGTCTATTTCCTGCCGTTTTGGCACGCTTGA
- the nuoI gene encoding NADH-quinone oxidoreductase subunit NuoI, which translates to MERIKDFFGSLMLRELFKGMALTGKYMFAKKITVQFPEEKTPISPRFRGLHALRRYPNGEERCIACKLCEAVCPAMAITIESEQRDDGSRRTTRYDIDLTKCIFCGFCEESCPVDSIVETHVLEYHGEKRGDLYYTKEMLLAVGDRYEAEIAANRAADAPYR; encoded by the coding sequence ATGGAACGAATAAAAGACTTTTTCGGCAGCCTGATGCTGCGCGAATTGTTCAAGGGGATGGCGCTGACCGGCAAATACATGTTTGCCAAGAAGATCACCGTCCAATTCCCTGAAGAGAAAACGCCGATCTCGCCGCGTTTCCGCGGCCTGCATGCGCTGCGCCGCTACCCCAACGGGGAAGAGCGCTGCATCGCCTGCAAGCTGTGCGAAGCGGTGTGCCCGGCCATGGCGATCACCATCGAGTCGGAGCAGCGCGACGACGGCAGCCGCCGTACCACGCGCTACGACATCGACCTGACCAAGTGCATCTTCTGCGGTTTCTGCGAAGAGTCCTGTCCGGTCGACTCCATCGTGGAAACCCATGTGCTGGAATACCACGGCGAGAAGCGCGGCGATCTGTACTACACCAAGGAAATGCTGCTGGCTGTAGGCGACCGTTATGAAGCGGAGATTGCCGCCAACCGTGCTGCCGATGCGCCGTACCGCTGA
- the nuoH gene encoding NADH-quinone oxidoreductase subunit NuoH → MSLPEIIDTINTTGGELVGPAWPFFWTLAKILCVTLPLMGMVAYLTLWERKLLGWIQIRIGPNRVGPAGLLQPIADALKLLFKEIILPTKSNKALFVIGPIMTIMPALAAWSVVPFGPQVALADVNAGLLLMMSIMSIEVYGIIIAGWSSNSKYSFMGAMRASAQMVSYEIAMGFVLVIVLMVSGSLNLSEIVAGQQKGQMAAMGLNFLSWNWLPLLPMFVVYLVSGLAECNRHPFDVVEGESEIVGGHMVEYSGMSYAMFFLAEYANMILIGVIASIMFLGGWSAPIAALEFGGGFGGFFWLFVKTFCIVSLFIWTRGTFPRYRYDQIMRLGWKVFIPLTLAYLVIVATWMQTSWNIWK, encoded by the coding sequence ATGTCTTTGCCTGAGATTATCGATACCATCAATACCACCGGCGGCGAGCTGGTGGGGCCGGCCTGGCCCTTCTTCTGGACCCTGGCCAAAATCCTGTGCGTGACCCTGCCTCTGATGGGCATGGTCGCCTACCTGACGCTGTGGGAGCGCAAGCTGCTCGGCTGGATCCAGATCCGTATCGGCCCGAACCGCGTGGGTCCGGCCGGTCTGCTGCAGCCGATCGCCGACGCGCTGAAACTGCTGTTCAAAGAGATCATCCTGCCGACCAAGTCGAACAAGGCGCTGTTCGTGATCGGCCCGATCATGACCATCATGCCGGCGCTGGCCGCCTGGTCGGTGGTGCCTTTCGGCCCGCAGGTCGCGCTGGCTGACGTCAACGCCGGTCTGCTGCTGATGATGTCGATCATGTCGATCGAGGTGTACGGCATCATCATCGCCGGCTGGTCCTCGAACTCGAAGTACTCCTTCATGGGCGCCATGCGTGCTTCGGCGCAGATGGTGTCCTACGAGATCGCCATGGGCTTCGTGCTGGTGATCGTGCTGATGGTGTCCGGTTCGCTGAACCTGTCCGAAATCGTCGCCGGCCAGCAAAAAGGCCAGATGGCGGCCATGGGCCTGAACTTCCTGTCCTGGAACTGGCTGCCGCTGCTGCCGATGTTCGTGGTCTACCTGGTGTCCGGCCTGGCCGAATGTAACCGCCACCCGTTTGACGTGGTGGAAGGCGAGTCGGAAATCGTCGGCGGTCACATGGTCGAGTACTCGGGCATGTCCTACGCCATGTTCTTCCTGGCCGAATACGCCAATATGATCCTGATCGGCGTGATTGCCTCGATCATGTTCCTGGGTGGCTGGTCCGCTCCGATCGCTGCGCTGGAATTCGGCGGCGGCTTCGGCGGCTTCTTCTGGCTGTTTGTGAAAACCTTCTGCATCGTGTCGCTGTTCATCTGGACTCGCGGTACCTTCCCGCGCTACCGCTATGACCAGATCATGCGTTTGGGCTGGAAAGTGTTCATCCCGCTGACCCTGGCCTACCTGGTCATCGTCGCCACCTGGATGCAGACCTCCTGGAACATTTGGAAGTAA
- the nuoN gene encoding NADH-quinone oxidoreductase subunit NuoN → MNTTNLIPLYAEVFLLIATSAILLIDMFLSESKRSITYVLSLLALGVCAAISLADYNAGTTVYAFNNMFVSDPMSNLLKVFSYLAVAVTLVYSRQYAHQRGMLGGSLGGEFYVLALFALLGQMVMISGNSFLSIYLGLELMSLALYALVALRRDNAKATEAAMKYFVLGALASGFLLYGMSMLYGATGSLELTEVAKAAASGTLKPTILVFGLVFMVAGLAFKLGVVPFHMWVPDVYQGAPTAVTLLLGGAPKLAAFAICIRLLVEGLLPLAHDWQQMLLILAVLSLAIGNFTAIAQTNLKRMLAYSTIAQMGFVLLGLMAGVVGVDKSNAAAAYSASMYYSITYVLTTLGSFGLIMALARAGFEAEELSDFKGLSKRSPMYATLMSVLMFSLAGVPPMVGFTAKLSVLQAVMTNGQLWLAVLAVMFSLIGAYYYLRVVKTMWFDEPEDTAPIVVNGDKSVVLVLNSLAVVALGIIPGPLLNACLSAMSKTLAS, encoded by the coding sequence ATGAATACCACTAACCTGATCCCGCTCTATGCAGAAGTCTTTCTGCTGATCGCCACCTCGGCGATCCTGCTGATCGATATGTTCCTGTCAGAGAGCAAGCGTTCGATCACTTATGTGCTGTCGCTGCTCGCGCTGGGCGTCTGCGCGGCCATCAGCCTGGCCGACTACAATGCCGGCACCACCGTGTACGCCTTCAACAATATGTTCGTCTCGGATCCGATGTCGAACCTGCTGAAAGTGTTCTCCTACCTGGCCGTGGCCGTGACCCTGGTGTATTCGCGCCAGTACGCGCACCAGCGCGGCATGCTGGGCGGCTCGCTCGGCGGCGAGTTCTATGTGCTGGCCCTGTTTGCCCTGCTGGGCCAGATGGTCATGATCTCCGGTAACAGCTTCCTGTCCATCTACCTGGGCCTGGAACTGATGTCGCTGGCCCTGTACGCCCTGGTGGCCCTGCGCCGCGACAATGCCAAAGCGACCGAAGCGGCGATGAAGTACTTCGTCCTGGGCGCGCTGGCATCCGGCTTCCTGCTGTATGGCATGTCAATGCTGTACGGCGCCACCGGTTCGCTGGAGCTGACCGAGGTGGCGAAAGCCGCCGCCAGCGGCACGCTGAAACCGACCATCCTGGTCTTCGGCCTGGTGTTCATGGTGGCTGGCCTGGCCTTCAAGCTGGGCGTGGTGCCTTTCCATATGTGGGTGCCGGACGTGTACCAAGGCGCACCGACCGCCGTGACCCTGCTGCTGGGCGGCGCGCCGAAACTGGCCGCTTTCGCCATCTGCATCCGTCTGCTGGTGGAAGGCCTGCTGCCGCTGGCGCATGACTGGCAGCAGATGCTGCTGATCCTGGCCGTGCTGTCGCTGGCCATCGGTAACTTCACCGCGATCGCCCAGACCAATCTGAAACGTATGCTGGCTTACTCCACCATCGCGCAAATGGGCTTCGTGCTCCTGGGCCTGATGGCTGGCGTGGTCGGTGTCGACAAGAGCAATGCCGCCGCTGCCTACAGCGCGTCCATGTACTACTCGATCACCTATGTGCTGACCACCCTGGGCAGCTTCGGTCTGATCATGGCGCTGGCCCGTGCCGGCTTTGAAGCGGAAGAACTGTCCGACTTCAAGGGCCTGAGCAAACGCAGCCCGATGTACGCGACCCTGATGTCGGTGCTGATGTTCTCGCTGGCTGGCGTGCCGCCGATGGTCGGCTTCACCGCCAAGCTGTCCGTGCTGCAGGCCGTGATGACCAACGGTCAGCTGTGGCTGGCGGTGCTGGCGGTGATGTTCTCGCTGATCGGTGCTTACTACTATCTGCGCGTGGTGAAAACCATGTGGTTCGATGAGCCGGAAGATACCGCGCCCATCGTCGTCAATGGCGACAAGAGCGTGGTGCTGGTGCTGAACAGTCTGGCCGTGGTGGCTCTGGGTATCATTCCAGGCCCGCTGCTGAACGCCTGCCTGAGCGCCATGAGCAAAACCCTGGCTTCCTGA
- the nuoG gene encoding NADH-quinone oxidoreductase subunit NuoG, with amino-acid sequence MVEIEIDGKKVEVPAGSMVMDAANKLGTYIPHFCYHKKLSIAASCRMCLVEVEKAPKPLPACATPVSAGMVVRSHSDKAVQAQKSVMEFLLINHPLDCPICDQGGECQLQDLAVGYGKSESRYEEEKRVVKPKDAGPLVSMQEMARCIHCTRCVRFGQEVAGVMELGMLGRGEHAEITTFVGEAVNSEMSGNMIDLCPVGALTSKPFRYSARTWELSRRKSVSPHDGLGSNLIVQVKQGEVKRVLPLENEAVNECWISDKDRFSYEALGSAERLTQPMLKQGNEWKQVDWQTALEYVAHGLKNIKHEHGADAIASYATPHSTVEELVLLQKLTRGVGSENIDFRLRHSDFALDGQVAPWLGMPVADVSNLQRVFVIGSFLRKDHPLLATRLRAAVKAGGKLSVLHGADEENLITAANKIIAAPSDWLAALSGVVAAVAKAKDVAAPAGFENVAVSDAAAAIAASLLSGDNKAVFLGNAAAQHPQASALHAAAQWIAEQTGAKFGYLTEAANTVGGYLLGATAKNAAPAFSAPKKAYVLLNAEPELDAVNPQAAVAALKGADMVVVLSAFKHGMDYADVLLPIAPFAETSGSFVNCEGRLQSFNGTVKPLAETRPAWKVLRVLGNILGLAGFDYETSEAIRDEAFGKGVTDLSSKLNNNAKLAPVAAAFGAGDKLERVTDVPIYFADALARRSAPLQATADAAAPKARLSVALAQQIGVKAGDKVQVSQGSGSAILEAQIDAGLPANVVRVAAAHASTAALGAMFGSITVVKAGEGK; translated from the coding sequence ATGGTTGAAATCGAAATAGACGGCAAGAAAGTCGAAGTCCCTGCTGGTAGCATGGTGATGGACGCTGCCAACAAGCTGGGTACCTACATCCCGCACTTCTGCTATCACAAGAAATTGTCGATCGCGGCAAGCTGCCGTATGTGCCTGGTCGAGGTGGAAAAAGCGCCGAAGCCGCTGCCCGCCTGCGCCACCCCGGTCTCGGCCGGCATGGTGGTGCGCTCGCACAGCGACAAAGCGGTGCAGGCGCAAAAGAGCGTCATGGAATTCCTGCTGATTAACCACCCGCTGGACTGCCCGATCTGCGATCAGGGCGGCGAGTGCCAGCTGCAGGATCTGGCCGTGGGCTACGGCAAGAGCGAATCGCGCTACGAAGAAGAAAAGCGCGTGGTGAAGCCGAAGGACGCCGGTCCCCTGGTGTCCATGCAGGAAATGGCGCGCTGCATCCACTGCACCCGCTGCGTGCGTTTCGGCCAGGAAGTGGCCGGCGTCATGGAGCTGGGCATGCTGGGCCGCGGCGAACACGCCGAGATCACCACCTTCGTCGGCGAAGCGGTGAACTCCGAGATGTCGGGCAATATGATCGACCTGTGCCCGGTCGGCGCGCTGACCTCCAAGCCATTCCGCTACAGCGCCCGTACCTGGGAACTGTCGCGCCGCAAATCCGTGTCGCCGCACGACGGCCTGGGCTCGAACCTGATCGTTCAGGTCAAGCAGGGCGAAGTCAAGCGCGTGCTGCCGCTGGAAAACGAAGCGGTCAACGAATGCTGGATTTCCGACAAGGACCGCTTCTCCTACGAAGCGCTGGGCAGCGCCGAGCGCCTGACCCAGCCTATGCTCAAGCAAGGCAATGAGTGGAAGCAAGTGGACTGGCAGACCGCGCTCGAATACGTGGCGCACGGCCTGAAGAATATCAAGCACGAACATGGCGCCGATGCCATCGCCTCCTATGCGACCCCGCATTCGACGGTGGAAGAGCTGGTCCTGCTGCAAAAGCTGACCCGCGGCGTCGGTTCCGAGAACATCGACTTCCGCCTGCGCCACAGCGATTTCGCGCTGGATGGCCAGGTCGCGCCGTGGCTGGGCATGCCGGTGGCCGACGTGAGCAATCTGCAGCGCGTCTTCGTCATCGGCTCCTTCCTGCGCAAGGACCATCCGCTGCTGGCGACCCGCCTGCGCGCCGCCGTCAAGGCCGGCGGCAAGCTGTCCGTGCTGCACGGCGCCGATGAAGAGAACCTGATCACCGCCGCCAACAAGATCATCGCTGCGCCATCCGACTGGCTGGCCGCGCTGTCGGGCGTGGTCGCTGCCGTGGCCAAGGCCAAGGACGTCGCCGCGCCGGCCGGTTTCGAGAACGTGGCCGTGTCCGACGCTGCCGCCGCCATCGCCGCCAGCCTGCTGTCCGGCGACAACAAGGCTGTCTTCCTCGGCAACGCCGCCGCTCAGCATCCGCAAGCGTCCGCGCTGCACGCCGCCGCGCAATGGATCGCCGAACAGACCGGCGCCAAATTCGGTTATCTGACCGAAGCGGCCAACACCGTCGGCGGTTACCTGCTGGGCGCCACCGCGAAGAACGCCGCGCCGGCCTTCTCCGCGCCGAAGAAAGCCTACGTGCTGCTGAACGCCGAACCGGAACTGGACGCCGTCAACCCGCAAGCCGCCGTCGCCGCCCTGAAGGGTGCCGACATGGTGGTGGTGCTGTCGGCCTTCAAGCACGGCATGGACTACGCCGACGTGCTGCTGCCGATCGCGCCGTTCGCCGAAACCTCGGGCAGCTTCGTCAACTGCGAAGGCCGCCTGCAAAGCTTCAACGGCACCGTGAAGCCGCTGGCGGAAACCCGTCCAGCCTGGAAAGTGCTGCGGGTGCTGGGCAATATCCTCGGCCTGGCCGGTTTCGACTACGAGACGTCGGAAGCGATCCGCGACGAAGCCTTCGGCAAGGGCGTGACCGACCTGTCCTCCAAGCTCAACAACAACGCCAAGCTGGCGCCTGTTGCCGCCGCCTTCGGCGCTGGCGACAAGCTGGAACGCGTGACCGATGTGCCGATCTACTTCGCCGACGCGCTGGCGCGCCGTTCCGCTCCGCTGCAAGCGACCGCCGACGCCGCCGCGCCGAAAGCCCGCCTGTCCGTTGCCCTGGCGCAGCAGATCGGCGTCAAGGCCGGCGACAAGGTGCAGGTCAGCCAGGGTTCCGGCTCGGCCATCCTGGAAGCGCAGATCGACGCGGGCCTGCCGGCCAATGTCGTGCGCGTTGCCGCCGCCCACGCATCGACCGCCGCGCTGGGCGCGATGTTCGGTTCCATCACCGTTGTTAAAGCAGGGGAGGGCAAGTAA